tggtgaccagcattccatgctggttatgctggtccagcatcccatgctggctATGCTGGTGACCAGATGAGATGCTGGCCCAGTAAACAGGCCTGCAGTGGCCCTTTACAAGCCCACTTAGGGCCCCCAGTGGGCTGCCCACGCAGgtcccctgagaatttgctcattggcaaaatgttggcccctcagtgctggtcccacatgggcagccctcattaacccctaaggaagcctgcactggccctgtatgggcccacttaggCCTGGCTACAGGGCGCACAGCAGGCAGCCTTTACCTAgccttcaggaagccctcactgccctcgctaggcccacactgattttgcagttaaatcccCCTATTaatctaaaacaataaatcagttccacacataaatgtatttcaagtgtagtttcctttgggagttccatacatctGACATGGATGTGGTCATTGAtgtatgcattgtcaaaaatgtacaatattcAAAAGGATTccaatcaattcatttattaaatacaaacacattacactgaatgaaaaatgttctaCTCTGCACATTACAGCCTTATTAATTTAAGACAGggttgtcaaactggtgccatggagagccaagaggctgcaggttttcattccaaccgaaacctccaccaggtgatttcactgattggttcctcctttctgatacaaggtgaggtaatcagtgaaatcacctggtgatcTATTGATATCTATTGTTCGTGACCCCCTAACTCTTCCTACTAAACATGGTCAacggaacatgagaggaactgcagtcaaaatccaaatatgaattattcaaattcagttactagtggcacatttttcagcccatacttcaaacaaagaaaaagcaaaaactctgacctctgatgctgaaaatatattcttgtgtgctgctaacatgtcCATATTTCAATTGAGGTGATGTATTGATTGGCAAAGCTCACTCTTCCCCCAAAGTCTCTTGGGTAGTCAGCCGACGATGGTAGCGCTCCATTCGTCCACCCGCTGTCTCTTCAATTCCGTAGCCACACCTTCatctcatcctcaacttcagactcctgaggacttggctggagggagcattttcttacagcctctgaaacataaaagtaaaggggcctatataaaatactgtgtgtaGTGAGCAGTATCTATATGCTATTTCTAATACCAGTGTTAtcaaacagtcatttatttttggcgggccgccacaatatcaacactgtcctccacatattaattttctatttccagAGTTGCCACCATGTTCAATCACTTAGACAGCGTAGCAGTGAATAATATGTTAAATATGCCAACAGAGTGGATGTattccttctttgtgtgtgtgtgtgtgtgtgtgtgtgtgtgtgtgtgtgtgcttgagtgagacagagatatACCTTAATCTCTCTACTCTGTGTCACGAACCAGGAAGTCAAGATCAACTTCTCTTCTGTCTGTACTTcttggttttctgtctctgttctggaaGAGAGAGTAAGGTgggaacaaagagggagagaaacagagggatggagtgagagagaaggagagtagaGAAAGAAGGCCAAGACGTGGGTAATTTTCCTTGtgaaagacaataaaagcacGTTACAGTATCTGTTTATTCTAGAATTcacactgtttgtttgaagataacATTTGAGATTATGAGCATATTTGGGTGTGTCATTTGTTGTACAGGGCTCCAGACTGCGACCAAATGGTCACTTTTTGCAGCGACCCTTGAGACAGCGCAAGCATATTTGGCAACCACTTGCACATGTGCAACTTGTAAATTTgccgacattttttttatgtctaaaaatgtccAGGAACTAGCGGTTATGAAGGGAAGGAGTTTTAGGGAGGTGTCGTTCGGACCTGATCACATCtggatcagctgtcagtcagttcaatagctgtttgtgtctgagcacaTCAGTGCTGTAATATTAGGCTCACAGCCAtatgagtttctctctctgtactgttacctgatcaacaaacatctgcactgaataaaaacctgcatgcagtatttaaactgtgcactgtgtcaGGCAGCGGCACACAAATaagttttactgaaaagaaatgttaatatttttgattattagtattgtctgttttcactgatgtcctgattttaaagtcacGGTTTAATAACCCAGaattttataaaagtgttttttgttcatcacactttattgaggctaaatgcttcaggaaaaattttcttttatcacttttatcagcGCTCAATGGTCAGCctgagaagtgtttttttccccctagcaaacagactcatctactctctctgacttaagtccataaaaataatccaaatccataACAGTTCACATGGGAAGTAGctactgatgaaaagaaaactatttctgattaatgcagtcatttaaaaactgactggtagttctggaataaaaacagctgcttggtAATATTATCTCTGCTAATACTGACCACCATGCTGCCCATTACAAGTCACTTACACGCATCAGACACCGGCCTCCAAGTACCACTTCATttttagccagaaaaaaagctgtgtaCGTTAAGCCCTGACTGCTAATAGTCTATTTTAACGTACAGTAGCCTTTAAAACTTGGTACACAATACATTTCTCTCGCTGTGTTTCTCCACTGTGCTTGCCTCCTCACTCTTACACGTACTGAACTCCGTTTTACACTGTGGACCCTCCACGACTAGCATGAGTCGTGAAGTGCCGCGAGGATGCGCAAACCGGCGCAAACAAAGTGGACTTGAGTAAGTAGAGGGTGTAAGGCCATGTTTAACAAatgccccctctgtctcctatCCGCAAAAACATAGTACATACGGAGAGACTGTGACGTTAGCTGAAAAAGGCACAGACCCACTCCGAGGAGTGTAGGTGGTGTGACCCACGCAGCTGACAAATCATTCCCGGACCCTCAGCCTTCTAGGGCTAGGGACCACTAGCCCaaccttatatttatttttcgctGAGTGAAGTTTAAGCTAAGCCAACCGTCAACGTCAAGGTTTGCTAGCTGACAAAGATAGCTAACATTCGTCAACGTTCGAAAAAATGGCTAATGGTCTGAATTAACTAAAACCATACTCAAATACAatcccaggagaacacacactatgacaatatttgctgtaacattaaactttaagatgaaacattacaattaaaactcacctcgGGAAAATACCACCTTCAGCCAGAAGAAATAACGGTCGCGCTCTGTTCCGGTGGGGCATGTGAAGAGGCTCAAGTGCGTAGTGATATATGGCAcctcttcagcagaaaatagttccaagcaCGGACTTAATTTGGGAGGGCagtgttcacttttcttttatatttaaaattatattttcttccatataactgcctgaaaatggcagatggttctctgttacactcacttcaaataaaattgatgatcactacttgcactgaattatatatatatatatatatatatatatatatatatatatatatatatatatatatatatatattatttttttattattattttttttttttttcagtttctcccctcctgtgatattcccttGTAAACTGTTAATTCTGAACCctgctaaaccttttaaaacatcaattatctattaaaaattataggcttttcttgttaaaaacaaaaagtaatatttgttcatgagtttttaagtgatcatgtgcagacacaatccaattcaaataatggattttttatgctttctgtgcagaggctataaatgcagtctctctctgaatttcaaattacattaaaaaaaaaaaaaaaaagccgccaaAGTGTGGGAAATGACTTTGGGCTGCCTGCACAAAACCTGCATGGGCCCAAAGGTACAAAAgttgctctggacccaaatgggctggcccacactgggccaacatgggctatctgtgggcaatccactattatgggctgcttacggagagcccgtggtgagctcagagctttgggccttgcctgggcaagccagcactgggccggtgtaggtttggtctgggctggccctagcccacagtgcccaCAAAAAGCCTGCGTGGGCCCCACTAGGGCATGTTTGCTGGGGGATGCTGGTCCAAcaacatcccatgctggtccacCAGCATCCACCAGCATTCCCATGCTGGTCCACCAGCTACACCAGCATCAGACCAACACTAACCAGCATtaaccagcatagaccagcaaagaatccatgctggtctatgctgtttttttcttgctggcCATCCAGCTGGTCCAGCTCGACCACCAGCTTTGATGACCAGCTAACCAAGCTGGCCACCTGTACTGATGGACCAGCAACACCAGCCTGACCAGCTTGTCCAGCCTGGTAAACCAGCTAAACTTGCCTAAAACCAGCTAAGACCAGCCTGGACCTGCTACCAGCTTTAGCTggtttaagctgttttttttttcagcagggatatgtttttgttataatacaaAGTGTTTCAGCATGAAAGTacgtatttttaatgtgtgacagtcacagcatcctgtatcataactgaaactctgctgtttgtaacaaaccaaaccgtggGAAAATCGGGTAAAAATTCGGGGAGTCATGGATTATTAAAGTTGGGGATAGGCCTACACCTTCCGCAgtagaaataaatgcactgGGAGCGCATGAGGGACCCATCCAAGATGGCGGCCACGCTGCTACGTCATCTCCAATAGGCAGCGACAGCCtatgaggcgtctacgtatattatgtctatggtcTAGTCCGCTGGCAGGACCGTTAATGGGCGTGCACCGTGCCATCAAACAGATCGATACTACCGAGTGCATTTTGAGCTCGCGGACCAAGACACgcgctggggaaaaaaaaaaaaaaaaacatcagctaaTTAACGAGACGAGCCCGTCGTCTGTGTAGAGGGTTGCAGTGAACACTTACGACGTGTTTTGCCCCCCCACCGGGACGGTCCCTGCTGCGGCTCTCCATCAGATGCCACCTGGAACCATCAAAGGCGCCGTGCAGGATGCGCTGGAGGACCTCACCAAGAGCCAGCTGGACAAGTTCCGCTCCGCGCTGCTGGACCGCGGGGGCAAGACGAGAGTCCGACGCGGCTCCGTGGACGGAAAAGACTTTATGGACATCACAGACGCTTTGGTTTCTACCTTCACTGAGCCCGGTGCGCTCAGAGTGACGAAAAAACTACTGAAACTCATTGGCTGCAACAAAGAGGCACAGGACCTCGGTGAGTTTGAACTTGAGAACGGGCGAGCTCTGTGATGGTGCCCATTCAAAAAGTATAAAAGCAACAAGTGGTCGGCACTCGAGTGGCCTAGCTCTACGTTTACAAGCCTCTCACTTTTATTTGAAtgcaatgcagaaaaaaatgaaacggATGCGTTTCAGCCATTTGGAACGCTcccatttcatttttgtcacATAAATATAGCCTAATATAAACGAATAGTGATATCCATTCTGGATATTTAGCTATATGTTCACTACACTGAGGCAAATTTAACTGAGGGAAACCATTGTTATAATACTTTTaagcaatgacaataaatactGTATCAAAGGATTTCTGTCAAAAGAGGAAGAGCTGCAGGCCTCTGATTATTTTTAGCTTCAACAAGAATTACAGCAACTGATTTACATGGGGGCACACGTAGGCCTAATGTAAAATTATAACTGGAATTACTCACACAACTATAAATGATATGGGATGCACACTACAATTATTACTTCAGTAAATACGTGGAAATAACGCAGTATAATTTATTAATCTCTCCCCACAAGACAGATGCGCTGCAGCCCGCTTGTTTTTTCGCGCCGTTGCGGCCTTATTCGCTCTGATCCCGGGTTTATTTCAACTAGCTCACCCTCTGCGAGTCACTACTATCAATCTGAAGGCAAAGACACGCACATTAATTGTGCCAGATATAATTCctataacattttttaaaatggtgcTTATTTTCTAAATAATCACCAgttcttaaccctcctattatattttgggtcagtttgaccccagtcagtgtttaacgtctctataaataaatgattaacatcatttttttttttttttatttacatacatttaatgacttttaaacatgaaattcacatgatgatatgttttcaatgtcctgtaggCTACACACTTTGtatgcatcggttataaataacaaaaatctgtacttagaaataatataaagccattaaaacaccaaaaatttatatttctttccaactttaggtcaatcagtgagattttatggtgatttgcatatttttccatactGGCGTAATAGGAATAGGCTACTTGATGTAGGCTatgagtgggggtggggggttatgtttcatttaaagggctattttggtcgtcaacaaagaaacataaagtacctggcacataaactttgataacaattttaattataataattttgtggaggtttaaactgctgggctCAAagtgaccccaaacataaaagggTTAAAATACATTAACATAAGAGTCCAGCGGTGTAGGCCTAATTCATGACTTAAGCGCAAGCAGAAATAATTTCTGATTCATGTCCTCTAAAATCACTGTTCCGTGTTTATGTGCCCCGGTCACATCTTAATTTGGCCAAAATCTCCGAAGGTGCACACATTTTCCACTTTcctagtgtgtgtctgtgtcttttctTTTAGCGCAAGTCATGCACTGAACGCCATGGTatcagaatcagattcagaaatattttattgattccGAGGGTGAACTGGGACAGTTACAATTACTCAGTTCTCAAGAATTAAGAATTAAGAATTAACTTATAAGAAaaatctaaaaagaaaaaaaaagaaatactaaatataaaatatgttaaaaaaaaaaaaaaaaaagaggtgccttacaaattaaaaaagtatgtgcGTTAGGTGTAGGGTATGCGCTGAAATATGTGCATGAAGTGTCAATTTGTGCATTAATTCTGCAaatgtttcaaaaataaatacagagattGAGCatatacacactatacacaGGGATATTACACTGTTGAGAAATAAGTTACTGCACAGTCCAGtggttaaataaacagtttaaataatgtacagtacagtacacacacattgcaggTCAAAAATTGATAAGACTGATTTCCTGAAATTAGATAAAAGATAATTCATGGTTGCAGCATCCTTACCTGTCAGCCAGTAGtcactgacaggaaaaaaaaaaacacacatttatcagTTACAAGTTAATATTGGCAAGTTagtattctctctctgttccattcttctttctttttcagattTGCAAACCAGATCCTTACTTGACAAGTCCAGCTGCCCTCCATGTAAAAATGCAAGTGCTGTTATCATTCACAAGTTACTGTCCTTTAGAAATAATATCGTACAATGATGAGCGCAgctaatgttttatttctgtgcCCATTCAAGGGGAGCCCAAGAGGGAAGCAGAGCAAGCCCTCACAGGAGGCTGCGAGCCGTGTGGGCAGCCTGAGGCCCCGAAGAGGCAAGGCCACAGGACCCCGTGTGGGGGCCGAGAAGCCAGAGGAGGTGAGGCTGAGGCCAGAgtccctgttttgtttgtgcaccACTGAACAAGTCAGTTTGGCAAACATCAGGATCCGACCTCCATCAGGATCAGAGCTACACCTTCAGTCAGTCCTTGTGAtggtagtagtaacagtagtaacagcaaaatgacaaaaaatactCCCAATAATAAGTAGTAATAACAacaagtaatttaattttatttttttttttatttttttttcaaaggctgCCGTGACTCACCCCCTGGTTGCCCACCCTGCCCTCAAGAGAGATGCCAGGTCTCACCAGGAGTCTGATGAAGCCGAGGTCAGAGCCCTCCAGCCGGGACAGCAGTTGATTTCCTTTTCTAAATGTCAAACTAACACAGTGCACAGTCTCTATGAGTCTGAAGACGAGGGCGAAATCAGGTACAATGCATTCTCAGTGATTTATAAAGATGTACAGTTTGTGCTGTTACGCATGCAGACAGCAAAATGCACCACTCCTCAATAAATCTATCCATTTCCAGCTTTATGAGCTACCGCCAGAGGATGATTGCCAACCAGGCTACCAAAAGGGACGATGCCATCAACTACATGTGGAACCGTGACCAGgaggagaacactgctgctgctgatggtgcCGCTGCTGATGAAGGTGCTGCCGCTGCCGATGCTGCTGCCACCAGCCCAGACGCCATGCAGCTGGCACGAAATGAGTACCAGCcaccaaagtggaaaaaatcaatTTGGTGGATTTTAGCAGCTTGCTTGGGTATTGTTATGTATCATTTTGGTGTTGTGGTTTAACCCTCCTACTATATTTcaggtcaatttgaccccattcaacgttaaacgtctctaaataaatgtttaaataaatatttttgcttcatatttaatgagttttcctaatttaatgggtactaccgggtaaacatgaaattcacatgatgatatgttttcaatgtcctgtacacactttgtatgcatcagttataaataacaaaaatctgtacttagaaataatataaagccattaaaacaccaaaaattaatacttctttccaattttaggtcaatcagtgagattttatggtgatttgcatatttttccatagttgcgtaataggaatactggatgtataagtggagGTGGGAGGGTGTGGGGTGTTATGTTTCATTTAAAGGGGtatttaggtcatcaacaaagaaacataaagtacctgacacataaactttggtaacaattttagttataataattttgtggaggtttgaACTGCTGGgctcaaattgaccccaaacgtAAGATGTTAGTAattttgaacataacaggagggctAAGTATTGTTTTTCACTCCTCTTTAGGCAAAGCGAGGCCATtcagagtgctttacagagCAAATTTCAGGGAAAAATAGAATTAAAAGAAGCATGTActccccccctcctttttttttttttttttttttttttggttttgtcaaaCTTCCAGTCCAGTCAAATTAGAAACATGAAATCAAGCTTCTAAGCTGTAAAATTGATTTGTAACCTAGAGGGAGTTTTAGTGggcaaggagggaggggggtgccCAGAGGGGTGTTGGTGAGTGTATGGGTAAGGGCAACACTCATGAACTGGCCACGCTGGGGGTTTGCCGCCTCAGACAGTATAGAAAATTAAATTGTCAGCCCCATGGTCtctgcaggtccttaaaaagtcttaaaatatcTCCAGTCCCATTTTATATGTACATTTTAGCCTTGAAAGCAATTAAATATGAATTATCATGGTCTTAATTTCTCTGTCTACCACGAAACCTAAATACTTTATTCTAACTGGCTACACATGCCTGTTGGGAAAAGTGCCTGTTCAACATTAAACCTGCTCATTTTATCCTTGTTTGTCACATTTACCTGTAGACAAAAATCCCAAATAAATCTTTGTACTTACCTGTCCCAGATGTTGAGGAGAAGAAAGTAACGGCTTGATTTATTACAGCAGGACTGGGCTTTtcattgattttaatttttatttcatttttgcttttggtttcaattcaattaagtttcattttctcaGTTTCCAGAGcaggtttgcttgtttcagttttgttttttattgcttataaatgtttagttttagtttagcttttattcatttcagtattcattttagtttagttttaatatTAGTTTTAGACATCACAGTCTCAGGAAACACCAGCACCAACACTTCCTCATGCCACATTTCACCAAACTGACAGAGTCTAAAACTAAAGGcattttctgctgatttttattttagttagtttgcATTTTCTTCTACAGTCTATTTGTTATTTCAGTCAACTGAAAAGTTTCTtccacacctagttttagtttcagttaacTGTAAAAACCTTGCCTGACAATACAACTCCCACACTAGACCAAATGTGCAGTGTTGTGACCTTTACCTGCTATGCTTATTTGAATGttcaaaaatatctttaaaatataataataaaaaacccCATTAATTTTCCTTTGAAGAGGTCATTACATCCACCATGTCCCAGAGCAAATTGAACTTACAATGAAATGTATTCACAGGTATTAGAGAGTCATATATTCACTGCAAGTAGGCGGCTGATTCTTTAAAAATCTTTCTGTCAGTAGTTTGAAGTGGCCCACTGATGATGCCCTGGATCTCTAGGGCTCTtcaaaaaaagtttaataaaatattttctgagCAGTTCTGATTCCCCTCTGGCGGTGTTAACTCTAACTACTGGGTGCACAGACAGCACCTGGGAGAAAAGTCCAGTTACTTCCCTCACCATGGCACTTGGGCCGCTGCACATGATGATATCTTCACATGACTAATGGCTCCATCGCCCATAAGAGGACCTGTCTGTCCTTCACCTGGGTCCAGATTGTCTTCATGCTCTGTGtgcatctctgtctttcttaatttcacatttctcctTGTGAACTTGATCGCCATTTTTTCCCAGTCGCTTTAAAAAAGTTCTCCCCAGCTCTCACTCGTCCAATTCAGAAAGTAGTTGTAATCTGTTGTCAAGATGGATAGCCTACTTCCCGCTcggtgattttgttttttggttttgtgctGAGTCTGCCGGGTGGCAGTGGGATCAGTATGTTCGAgtcatgtctttgtttttggaCCTGTTTTAGCATGCATTGGGAAAGAAACCGGATCATCTAGATCAGGGCCGGTTTGAGAGTTGAAGACCAGGTGAGGGGCTGCAGTCCAAGTTTTAAATTAACTGTATTCATGTACACATTCAGTCATATCGCAACTTTCTTTACAAATTCCCTTTGTAATCAGCTGATTAATATTTGCTTTTCTTCAGAACTCATCAGCAATGCAGTGTGTCTTAGTGGGGACAGTCAGCTGTCCTCCCTCACAGTTTATTTAAATGTGATAGTATTTTTGATGTGGAAATCCTCATTATGGCGCacatcagttcattttttttttttaaataaataaataagcaaaacgCTGTGAAAACTGTGCATGGTGCCAGGAGGTTCCCAGAGTGCTTCACTGACCTCTCTGTGATTTTGTGAGCCAGCATGAAACTTGACTTGGTAACACTTTCAGCTGCGCCTATACAGTGTTTTAACATGCCAAGCTCCATCCAGCTCATACCTGCCACTGCCATCTACAGGATGACTGatgcacagcacagcaccatTGTGAAATAAACAAGAGCATTGGTTTTCCCATACAAACATAAATGCGGCAAGGGGGTTGGATTCAACCGCAAATCACGATTTATGTGGACATTGCACTCCAATTAGCACTGTGATAAGTGTGATTAGCCCCAGACTTGGAGGTCTTACCACTGATAAAAGGACTGTGCCATCTAGTCCATTCTCAGTTTCTGAAGTGAAAATCTTTGCCTGGAGCAAGACAAATCTCTGTGGGCATCTCAAACAGTTTGGGCACATTGACACTGCTGGGTATTTTAATGGTTCACACTCCAACCTTGTCTCTTCAATCTGCATACAACTTGACTCACTCTCTGGGGTTTAACACACTCTGTGACCCCCATGTGAATACTGAACTAGGAAACACAGAATTTATTGTCTTCACACCCTATAATATCAcaggggtgtgtatgtgtttctgtgtgatccTCTCCATAATGTTGTCAAGACACTTGTAATAATAATCTGGATCTATCGGTGGCAAAAACACTTTTAGTGGACGTAATATGATGGGTGAACTTGCCTTGTTTGATTACATTGTGGCTGAAGTGTTGTAGCTCAGCACTGGACCAAATCCAAAAGCCTTTGTCCCcctcagtcatttggaccccagAAGGTAGAAAAGTGAGGGTCCAGGTTCAGAAACACCCGAATTATCCTGTAAGGTGAGCCTGTAAGCACCTTTTCGTGTCAAGCCATATAACGGCGTTGAACACTTTTCACTCAATAATCTTCTGAGGTTGTCACTTCTTAAATATCAAGAGGCTAATTCTAGTTTTCAGAAAGGAAATGAACACATTAGGTAAGGTTTAGAAATGATTGATATTATAATTGGAATTCCCCAATCTAAATTTCCGAGGTTTGGACTACAGTGTCCTCGCAGCTGTAGGTTGTAGGAATCCCCCACACTACATAGATCAGTGGGTAGACTGATGTGGTGCACCATTACagcaaaatatgaagaaattacctgcagaaaaaaaaaaaaaatcatgtggttGCAACCTAatgttactgtaatttaattgctatttgtgtatttctactGTTGCAGTGTTTCTCTACTCAGTAATTTTCCTTTCTATGAAGTCCATCTTACAAAGCTGTTGTATTTGGACATAAATG
The Myripristis murdjan chromosome 16, fMyrMur1.1, whole genome shotgun sequence DNA segment above includes these coding regions:
- the LOC115373277 gene encoding uncharacterized protein LOC115373277 isoform X2, yielding MPPGTIKGAVQDALEDLTKSQLDKFRSALLDRGGKTRVRRGSVDGKDFMDITDALVSTFTEPGALRVTKKLLKLIGCNKEAQDLDLQTRSLLDKSSCPPCKNGSPRGKQSKPSQEAASRVGSLRPRRGKATGPRVGAEKPEEAAVTHPLVAHPALKRDARSHQESDEAEVRALQPGQQLISFSKCQTNTVHSLYESEDEGEISFMSYRQRMIANQATKRDDAINYMWNRDQEENTAAADGAAADEGAAAADAAATSPDAMQLARNEYQPPKWKKSIWWILAACLGIEG
- the LOC115373277 gene encoding uncharacterized protein LOC115373277 isoform X1, whose product is MPPGTIKGAVQDALEDLTKSQLDKFRSALLDRGGKTRVRRGSVDGKDFMDITDALVSTFTEPGALRVTKKLLKLIGCNKEAQDLDLQTRSLLDKSSCPPCKNGSPRGKQSKPSQEAASRVGSLRPRRGKATGPRVGAEKPEEAAVTHPLVAHPALKRDARSHQESDEAEVRALQPGQQLISFSKCQTNTVHSLYESEDEGEISFMSYRQRMIANQATKRDDAINYMWNRDQEENTAAADGAAADEGAAAADAAATSPDAMQLARNEYQPPKWKKSIWWILAACLGIVMYHFGVVV